From a region of the Vicugna pacos chromosome 35, VicPac4, whole genome shotgun sequence genome:
- the LOC140691543 gene encoding plasmolipin-like — MAEFPAKASTRTSSPTREPAPGSRRCAPIWGFVCSSLGALMLLQLVLGLLVWALIADIPYHQYPAYGWVMFVAVFLWLVTIVFFILYLFQLHMKLYMVPWPLVLMIFNVGATVLYIMAFITCSAAFELTSLKGTGLYNQWAAASFFLCLVMIAYGVSSFFSFEAW, encoded by the coding sequence ATGGCCGAGTTCCCGGCTAAAGCGAGCACACGGACCAGCAGCCCCACGAGGGAGCCGGCGCCTGGGTCTCGGCGCTGCGCCCCCATCTGGGGCTTCGTGTGCTCCAGCCTCGGTGCGCTCATGCTGCTGCAGTTGGTGCTAGGGCTGCTGGTGTGGGCCCTGATTGCCGACATCCCATACCACCAGTACCCAGCCTACGGCTGGGTGATGTTCGTCGCTGTCTTCCTTTGGCTAGTGACAATCGTTTTCTTCATCCTCTACCTGTTTCAGCTGCACATGAAACTGTACATGGTGCCCTGGCCGCTGGTGTTAATGATCTTTAACGTGGGCGCCACCGTTCTTTACATCATGGCCTTCATCACCTGCTCTGCTGCGTTTGAACTGACATCCCTGAAGGGCACCGGGCTGTATAACCAGTGGGCAGctgcctctttctttttgtgtttagtGATGATTGCCTACGGAGTGAGCTCTTTCTTCAGCTTCGAGGCCTGGTGA